In one Streptomyces sp. NBC_00597 genomic region, the following are encoded:
- a CDS encoding 5-oxoprolinase subunit PxpA: MIDLNADLGEGFGRWTLTDDEALLSVVTSANVACGFHAGDPSIMRRVCELAAERGVRIGAQVSYRDLAGFGRRSMDVPAGELADEVAYQIGALEVFARAAGSRVSYVKPHGALYNRTVYDADQAGAVVAGVRMAAGAAGLPVLGLPGSLLLSAAEAAGLTAVPEAFADRAYTPAGTLVPRGEPGAVLHDPGAVVARAVGMAAQGAVTAADGSRVAVAARSLCLHGDTPGAAQLALRVREALGAAGVRIEAFA; encoded by the coding sequence CTGATCGATCTCAACGCCGACCTCGGCGAGGGCTTCGGGCGCTGGACACTGACCGACGACGAAGCCCTGCTGTCCGTCGTCACGAGCGCCAACGTGGCCTGCGGCTTCCACGCCGGGGACCCGTCCATCATGCGGCGGGTCTGCGAGCTGGCCGCGGAGCGGGGCGTACGGATCGGGGCGCAGGTTTCGTACCGCGATCTGGCGGGCTTCGGGCGGCGCTCGATGGACGTCCCGGCGGGCGAGCTGGCCGACGAGGTGGCGTACCAGATCGGGGCGCTGGAGGTCTTCGCGCGGGCGGCCGGCTCCCGGGTGTCGTACGTGAAACCGCACGGCGCGCTGTACAACCGCACGGTGTACGACGCCGACCAGGCCGGCGCGGTCGTCGCCGGCGTGCGCATGGCGGCCGGAGCCGCCGGCCTGCCCGTCCTGGGCCTGCCGGGCTCACTGCTGCTGTCCGCCGCCGAGGCGGCGGGGCTCACGGCCGTTCCGGAGGCCTTCGCCGACCGGGCGTACACGCCGGCCGGGACCCTGGTGCCGCGCGGCGAGCCGGGGGCGGTGCTGCACGACCCGGGCGCCGTGGTCGCGCGCGCCGTCGGGATGGCCGCCCAGGGCGCGGTGACGGCCGCCGACGGCTCCCGGGTGGCGGTTGCGGCGCGCTCGCTGTGCCTACACGGGGACACCCCGGGGGCTGCGCAGCTCGCCCTGCGGGTCCGCGAGGCGCTGGGCGCCGCGGGGGTCCGGATCGAGGCCTTCGCATGA